Proteins from a genomic interval of Chionomys nivalis chromosome 7, mChiNiv1.1, whole genome shotgun sequence:
- the Cdkn2aipnl gene encoding CDKN2AIP N-terminal-like protein yields the protein MVGGEAAASVEKLVSGVRQAADFAEQFRTYSESEKQWKARMEFILRHLPDYRDPPDGGGRLDQLLSLSMVWANHLFLGCSYSKDLLDKVMEMADGIEVEDLPQFITRSELMKKHQS from the exons ATGGTGGGTGGCGAGGCCGCCGCGTCAGTGGAGAAGCTAGTTTCCGGGGTGCGGCAGGCGGCCGACTTCGCCGAGCAGTTCCGAACCTACTCGGAGAGTGAGAAGCAATGGAAAGCGCGCATGGAGTTCATCCTGCGCCACCTGCCTGACTACCGAGACCCACCCGACGGCGGCGGCCGTCTGGACCAGCTGCTGTCCCTCTCCATGGTCTGGGCCAACCACCTCTTTCTGGGCTGCAG TTACAGTAAAGACCTTCTGGACAAGGTGATGGAGATGGCTGATGGAATTGAAGTGGAGGACCTGCCACAGTTTATAACCAGAAGTGAATTAATGAAAAAG